The DNA region TGTGACTCAAAAGAATACCCATACATCTCATTTCATGTATGACTCAGTAATGCAATCAATCTTAAAGGTCATTGGGGTGGTGTAAGTATAGCAAAACCCAATCATCCTACAGTGTACCTTCTCACTTTTTACTTTTGTGTACGAGAGTGTATAGTGTATATCTGACTGCGTTGAGACTTTTCTGTATTACAGCCAAAAAGAAACATGGACAGGTTTGTTCCGATATAACTTTGGATCTTTATTCTCTGTATGCACTTTAcacatcaaaatatttttctttcagtgTTATACTTAAGATTAcaaattgtaaaacaaatagTAAAACTTTGCAAATACCTTTACATTTCAATAATTTGTGTCTCACTACCTTTCTTAATTCCATACAgaagacataaaaaaatattggaataTATGCATTACACAGAGCAAATCAGAGCTACAATGAACTTTTAGTAGAAACAGATTCTTCATTACTGGTACTGCTTAAACATTTGATACAAATTCTCTCTCTCTGGGATTCTACATAATTTCATCAACTTTCACATAAAAGGAAACTGAACTCTAAGACGTATTCAGTCCCAATTTTTAAAGCATGCCAGAGCAGTGTACTGTAGAACACTCTGAAAACAAAGTGAGCCAAAGAAAACAATGCCAGTTATAAGAGTGCCACCTCCCGACCACAATTTGCCATTTAAATTCCTTTGCGTCTTAATGGCTGTTGGACTTCAGAAGGAACATGTTTCTCTTCACAACCACAAAACTCTTTATCCTGAAGACAATTTTCAACATTTAGTACAGAACAAGGTACAGCTATTCTTGTGTGGTCCCATGCTTCATGAACGTCCAAGTTATGGCAACGTACGTAAACACACATACCGGTAATCATGCTTTATATCATGACATTTAAGACAGAAACAATAACCAAAAGAAATACCTGTTGCATCCCAACATCAGTAAAGAGAGAACATCTGGACCCCCACGCATCTTTGTAACATTTGCAGCTTCAATACTGCACTTGGTGGTTTGGTGGTACACgtagtggtgatggtggtgtgtgtgtgtggggagggggtgggggtgttaAACTTTGTATACCCATGAGCCCACTATTTTTTGTAATAGATCCATGGTATACCATACTACAAAGACATTCTATTTGGATCACCTTCCATTACACTTGGCTGACTGATttacaaaccaacaacaacagccaaATTTGATCACTGCTATGACAAATTCAATGCGCCTGTTTGAGCCAGCAGACTTGACCTAGTTAAAGTGTAATTTCTTCATCTATTTGCAAGTTTGCTGTTAGCTGTAAGATTTCTCTAGAACTCTTATCCATCCTAGGACCAAAATTAACCTCAATCCATCACTGGTCACCTGTGAAAGCTAGCCAAGCATTATTCAATAAGACGGGAACTCCACTTTTACACATTAATGCCTACTTCTGGCAGAGTTAAATTTCAGGCTCATGGCATTGACACAGCCACAGCAAACATTTCATGTAATTTGCAGAGTAGCCTATCTAGACCTTTGAGTAATGCCATATCATTCAATATCTCCTCACCAATAGATATACAAGTATACAGCATAGATGGAAAGTTGCAGCAAATAATGCATTTACCGTATGTCAAATATCACCTGACGCAAATTGCACATACAATGTTACTCGGCAAGAAGTGAATACTCAGTAATGATGTAGGCTTTCTTTCTGTTACCATGATTACATATCATATTGATTTCCCTTTTCTTTGTCTGTTGCTGTTCGACAGCTTGCTCTTGGCACGAAAACAGAGATGCCCCAAATCGTTCCTTCTATAAGTTTGATGGTCTTCTGTTGTATAGTGAAAGATGATATACACAGAAAATTTCAACTTAGATCATAACTCCATGGTTCACTGATTTCCTCATGATATGTTTACATACATACGGCTTACACATGTCTATGTGAACATTTCTTCATCCTTTACATCTCAAAACCTGTAAGGAGACTGCaaactgtcccccccccccccttgcattgGGCTCGTATTGACACAAAAGATTCAGAGTTACCAACAATTCATCACCATTCAGATCATACCACagtgatttttttcaaaaagagaGAGTAGGCTATGACATTCAACATGACACAACAGGTTAATTTATGTGGACACTGAAGTCTGCTCAGATCACAAAGTTGGGATTTACGCAAACAATGATTAATTCCCTAATTCCATACACGACTTCTTCATCCTGAGAAAAGATGCAACATTGAAGAATCTTGGTATGTGAGGATTATTGTTGCAAAACCAATAATGTTAATGGAAACCACCACATCAACAAGGTTACCACCCCATGTTTATGGCAAGCTGCCTAGATTTCTGCTACACAAACAACCATAAGAAGGAAAGGGTTGGTTTTTTTCAATATATTGAACTTAATGATCCCCtttgattagtttttttttctgataaatcCTATGAATCCAACCTGCAAACAGGTAGTTGACAGGCAAGCAATTTGGTTGTCTCTAACAACCTTTGTTGTGAAATTACATGATGCTAGTAAACCTGTCTATACATCCttacaaaaaaatataagatTTAAGAACAGAAGTATTTAATATAACATATCTAGACTCACTGTtttgtatgtgggtgtgtgtgtgtttagttaTACAAATCTCTTTACAACACACAAGTTGAGTTTATTTAAAAACCTGTGAATGGGATGTGCTGACTTGTTCAGTTTGAATGGAAATATTAGGAAGTAGAGAGGGTTCAATTTCAAACCAAAGACATCTGGACTGTACAGTTAATTCCTTTTTCATTCATGGGAAACACGGCACACATGATATACAGATGGAAAGGGGATGATAGGAATAGTTTCAGGGATAACGCATGACTCAATAACTCCATAATGCAGAGTATCTGTTAACAGTGAATATggagtacaactatataaacAATCGTGTAGACATACTGTATAATCATACGTATCCCATGACGTTGCATATGTGAATTTGGCTTGACGCTACCAATGAGACTAAAGTCAATGTTGGAAGAAGTACAATGGAATGTTCATGAAATTACCATAGCAAAAAGAATCAGCACAGCAACACATTTTCACATGGAGTCAAACAGTCAACTTCCACTGTACTCCAGTACAATACCAAATTTCTGCAGTTGTCAATGCCAACTTTTCTGGCTAAACCACTGCCACCAACCCATCCCAACCAATATGAATGAAGCCATATCTAAAAACATGATCTCCCTCTGAGTTGAAGTCACAGAAAATACTTCAGATAGAATAATgatactaccccccccccaagaaaaaagaaagagaaagagaaaaaaagaaagagaaagaaaaggtgAATAAAAACATGCCGAGAAGATACCTTTTCACGTTAAATGGATACTTTCATGACTGTGTCGTCCTCTGAGCTCTTAGCATGGCAAAATTGTGAGGATTTCTTTCAAAAGAGACTTCAAACATTATTGAAAGCGAATTGTAAGTGAAGAGAAATTAGTAACTCCAGCAGAAAAAGGATGAAAATTACTTTTGCCGTTACTCATCTGTGATGCcaagattttcttttaaatttccTTCAAACAATTCCTCACCATAATGCAAACACAGCTAAACATTTTTGTAAAATCCCTGCTTAATGTAACCGACATTTCACTCAAGGGGGTCAAATGCTAAACATGACAGAAAATCACAGAGTCTGTCAATAAGTATATCTATCATTTGATAAAAGAATCTGTATAAATgccaaaacatttaaaaaagcaacaacacatGGCAGTTGACATTGACTCACACACTAAGAATTCATAAAAGCGCTCTGTTGATTCACATGTGGTGCACAATAAATGATGGCATgtaaaatattttcatggtGACATTGTTATTATGTAAGATGTGCGTAACAAACTTACATTCACGACATGTACTGGTCTTGACATTATTGTGTAAGATTCAACACACATATAGAATCTGCTTAACGAACTGCCTTGCTCCTTTGTCACAGCAGTTACTGACACTTTAACATATGAACTTGTGACAAGACTTGGCAAGCTGCAGCAAAGATCTTCACAACTACAATGTACCCATCAAAAGAACTTGTTCATACATTATCTAGCAGACAACGGTGTTCATAAAATACACAGATAAGCCCGAAAACCCAAGCAGCTGAAGGAAATGTATATTGATCCTTCAAATTAAGGTATCTGccttcagaaagaaaaaaaaaaacaacaacaacacaaccaCTATTTGATTTGAGAACGTGATGTAACGACGAATGTCGACAACAATCAGGTGATTCacgaagtacatgtataacacagATTTCTACTGACGTACATTTGCAAGGTGATTATGAAAAGTGAATCACTGTCAAAATTCTTTGCCTGCGTGTACTGAGTTGACACAAGAAATTTACAGTTCCTTGTTTGATCATGAGACTAAACTCCACTCCAGCACGTGTGCTACAGAATCAGTTGATCATTTGCACAGTGCATCTGTACACACCACAATTACACAGCCACCGCTCTTTACATGTGAAATACATTAATCTCACTCGACTTGTTTTGCACTtggcatgaagtttcatttttttttcctctgatgtGGCAGTTCTGGTAAACAAGAAGCAAGTTTTATTTGCTTTTCAAAATATGTCTCTACTCCTAAAGTCCAGCGAAACACTTGTTTACCTACTGTAATGCTAGTGCAGCACTGTACTGTTCTCTGATTGCTTTCCTTGCAGACCCATGTCTTGTATCTCTTTTTCTTGTGTGATATAAACTTTagaatttatatatttttctatatCAATGCTGTGTTCTATGAAGACTGCAAAAAGCACAGTAATCCATTAATTATGCGTCTACAGACTACCTAGTAGTGGTGCTGTGACATCATGATAAGAGATACTACAAACATGGCGTCAAAGTGTCAAATGACAGGCATATCAAATCATGAGTACAATGCTGCTACTTCACAGTACAATCACACCTACAAAAATAGCTCAATCGTTATGTAACATTTCATAGTGCTTATTTTCATGTACATCAACATCATAAAATACATTCATAGGTATACCTccagtaaaaaataaaagaaaaaagaaaaagaaatgtgtttagCTAGACAGCATCAGAGTTTGTACTATCACTTTCTGTAACAAAACTTGTCCAACTTTCCAACATTTTGTCAATATCCAGTGGATGTTCTTTGTCTGAACCATTCATACTTGCTGTGACTGCTAACATGATATCTAAGGAGGTTTTATCAAACAGTAACACCTCATGTAAGTGAAGTTTGTGCATCTCCTGCTCTAGTGTTCAAAATAAGTagcattaacttttttttttctttctaaaggcaattaTTCAGACAAATCTCACAATATTTTCTCTCTAAATGATTGTGGTACTCTCCTCTTtccatcaatttcatttcaagatATTTTGATTAATACAAATAAACCAAATTTCCACACCCTTCTTTATGCAGAATATTTAATTCTGCTCCCTTCGTAATCCCATCTCTCCACTATTCTAGTTTATCCACGTACAAGTGCATCAATTTTCTCTGTCTGTTTTCATTACTGTGTCTCTCTGCTTTGATATCCCTTTAATTATCACATTTTAGCTTCCCTCCCTTTTGTGAATGAgatttctgtctctctctctcgcgcGCGCTCACTCTCTCGTCTGTCTTGGATCGTTGGCTTTTGTCATGCTGGTAGTGCGTCCTTGATCGATTGCGGTACTTTGGAGAGGTAAAACTCGTGCTGTCGGTACGCGGCAATCACACCCCCGGTGTTCTGGCGCTTGATGTCCTTGTCGTAGCGGTACCTGTTGCCATGCACATCCGTAAGAACACCTGTCGCAAAACAAAGACAAGTTTGTTAGTAGAAGCGAAGCTTAGTAATCACAAAAACCATCAGATTTATAAGCACTTATACCAACAATTATCcataaaaacacacatttagcagAATGAAATTGCATTCATTAGAAGACTTTGAGGGAAATGTTTGTGATAACACACAAATTTTGCCACTTTTTTGTAATGTCTGGTATTCTTGATTTTCTTGTAATCAAAACAGTTTGCACATTCAGCTtctgattactgtaaaacagcAAATTTTTTCGCATGCATAAagctttcatgaattttgcaaggagccaagattcacaaagtttttgtctacataACGCATTGGATATCAGCCCCAATTTGTGAAAGCTTCACGcttcaaaaaaataaaggctGTTGACTCCAGTTCGCTTGGTTTCTGGTTTTATACAGTACTGGCATGTTAACGACATTATACCACTCGGGCAGAGCGAATGGTCCTTAGTTACCTCCGGCGGCTTTTAGGAGAGCCTCAGGGGCGCACGTATCCCACTTCTTGCACCCCGGGCTGGCAAAGATGTAGGCACTGGCCCGCCCCTCAAGACACAGCAGAACCTAGGAGGAGATAAACAGAGGATGATGGTAAGATGATGTCATCTGATCACTATAGTGCACTTTTCCATCACAATCAACTTCAATTATCCTCATGATCACACTCTActgttttgaataaaattgaagaaaaaaaaaaatgcaatgcaaCATGAAGTGATAAAAGCCTTTTGTTAtcctgctaaaaaaaaaagtgatcataAAAATTCATTCGGATTAACCCAACAGTTGATTCATCTATAGAGTTTCTTGAGAAATGATATCTTATCTTTGATGGAAGAtattatgatgtacaatgtaaattagACAGGACTTGCAGGTCAAATGTTTTCACATTTGAAGCTTTCCTTGATGCCAACTGATGATTCATTGACATATATGCACAATGAGGCTGGCAGGAGACACAAGCTGCCATAGAATCAGCTGGTAAAAGTTGATAACCCTGACACAGAGATTGTctagagaaaaatatttttgttgttctatatggttttgtttagttttttgcCAAGTGTCAACAATCGTACCCCTTTCTCCCCCTAAAAATGGGGGACAATTGTTATAAAGGTCAACTTAgccttatcaaaaaaaaaaaaaaaaaatggactggGGAATTCTCCCCATTGCATATAAACATAAAAATTTCAATGCTTGTGACTGGGTCAGTATGCTGGCTGCATGCTGCGTACAAACACATGAGGTGATGTTACGCACCCATGCTTAACATGCCAAGGTCAAGTGGGgttatattttttatgtttacTTGTGCACCTCCAGTAATGTGGAATTACTGGGCATCAGGCATGTGCAGAGCGTATATGCAGTAACTGCCATctaatttttccctttttatcatgactaaaaCATTGTGACTTCacaatagaaatgcattttcagaACTTACAGTTAATATCTCTTTCCCAAAATGTAACAATTGCTGAAAGAATGAACAAAACTATGGTAGTTTGGAGATAGCGATAGTTAATTCTTTCTGTGTATGAACTAACACAGCTCAAACTGTGCACCAGTGCAGCACTGTCAAGACATTATAATGGAAATTGAATAGTGCCACAGCTGTTGGAGTGTTTACATTTATATGTGGTAGTGAGATTATAGCCTGTGTCAAGCAAAGTTTATCATCAGCTAACAAACTTAATCATCGAAGGATTTGAAGCATTGCACACAGCCAGCGACTTTCCAGCATGGGTATCCAATGCAGCAGCTCACCTTGTGTCCAGCGCCACCAACGCGAAGGACCTCAGTAGGGCACATGGCGTCGATGGTCTCCTGAACTGCTTTCGTTCCGTGCGAGCGCGTCGTCGTTATCACCCGCTCGCTCTCCGGCAGCTCCTTATGCGTGAAGCCGAAGCAGCCGAGACCCACGATGCCGTACATGGTGCGACCCATGGGGGCGCCTGGCGTCTGGTAGTTGTAGTACGGCTGGTGGATGACGCCCCCTACGGACTCTCCTTTCACAGCCACACCGATCAGTACTGTTACATGATCAAGGTAACCTGTTGCAGGATGGGACCAAATATATGTATTATGAGAtatcattttgtgaaaattaacatAAAGCACACATACTGGTACATGAATGGGAGCAACAAGAACGAAATATTAAAAGGAAAGCTTTTTTACAAGACTTTACATACGAAGCTCCAATGATGAGTGGAAGCCTTGCAATACATGCCTTTCCTTCAGCAATTACAATCTCTTTGATAGTGGAGGGTGGGCATTTCTTTAGACTTTCCTGCTAAGCAGCAAACATGACTTTTGTTTTGCACCCAGATACAGAAAGCCTTCCCTACCCGTTATCCATTGCATCAAGTTCTCAGCATTAcaaactttcttctttctctccttgCACACATCCCAGGAACATTTCATTGAGGGGGAATGTGTGTGAGACCTCAAGCTAGGAGGACTCAGTTTCGAGTTTTGATTCAACAGGAGTAAATTCTCCATCAATGGCGATAAGACAaatgttttgaagtttgcaCTGTGCTTTTCCACATTGGTCCTAGTGGCTATATTTGTAGCAGGTTGGGGGATCTCAATTTTCAGTTTGCATTCAACGTGGGTGCAAGATTATCTTCAAAGGCAATGGCATGGATCAAAGTAATTTGTGCATCATGAGAAAGAGATAAGAAAACTGTCATCTCACTGTAAGTCACTGTCAATCTAAGCACATTTATACCTACTAACATCTGTGTTTCTAATTCTGTTCTTAGTTGAGAGATATATGAGTTGCATTTTAATCTTATCACACGGTTAAACAATAACAGTGAGTGTTCTGCCCAATCAACAATGATTACAACTTCCCATAAGTTCTGAATGTACTGTCATATATTCTTTGAGCTAAACTCTACCTGATATGTAAAACGTATAATCATCTGAGCCCTGTATCATAAAAGTaaccaaaataatgatgatgatgatgatgatggtggtgataacaacaacaacaacaacaataatgataataataatgatgataataataataataataataacaataataataataataataataacaataataataataataataataataataataataataataataataataataataataatgataataattacaattataataataattataattataattataatagtggctacttgtatagcacACAGGTCCACCTTACAGTGCTTGTGgggcttcaaaaatgaaaagatagataatatacatgtatacatgttcaaacaagacaacagagaaacaaacaaacaaacacatgccagataaagaatacaattgtttcAAACATTATAGACAGCAATTGTAGTCCTCAGTGTGATAGGAACAAAtacgttttaag from Diadema setosum chromosome 1, eeDiaSeto1, whole genome shotgun sequence includes:
- the LOC140231901 gene encoding 3'(2'),5'-bisphosphate nucleotidase 1-like encodes the protein MAAEIPLLMRLMSASVMVANRAGSIVRDIMKAGDLGVVLKNQREDDPQTEADRKAQRCIVSSLQTRFPGITVIGEEDLKETATDLIELGDSEEVLKRSCPDDLKSVILEDIVVWVDPVDGTKEYTQGYLDHVTVLIGVAVKGESVGGVIHQPYYNYQTPGAPMGRTMYGIVGLGCFGFTHKELPESERVITTTRSHGTKAVQETIDAMCPTEVLRVGGAGHKVLLCLEGRASAYIFASPGCKKWDTCAPEALLKAAGGVLTDVHGNRYRYDKDIKRQNTGGVIAAYRQHEFYLSKVPQSIKDALPA